CGATCTTTTGCTTTAACGGCTTGCCGGTAGTTCGATCCGCTCGACTTCCCCTGGCACCGTCGGCCAATCCCCGGCCGCCCATTTGCGCCGTGCTTCATCAATCGCCGCCGGATCACTGGCGACGAAATTCCAGTTGATCCGCCTCGGCCCGTCCAGCGGCGCGCCGCCGAACACCACCGCGTGCACATCGCTTTCAGCAAACAGACTCATTTCTTCGCCAGCGGGCAGCACCACCAGCGCATGCGGCTCGATCGCGTCGCCATTCAATTGCGCATCACCGCTCAACACATACACCGCGCGTTCTTCATGCTCGGCCGGAATCAGCAATGTGGTCGCGGTCTGCATCTTCACTTCGGCATACAGCGTAGGAGAAAGCACCGGCACCGGCGATTCAAGGCAAAAGCCCGACCCGGCAATCATGCGAATCTGCACGCCAAGGTTATCGCTGACCGGCAACGTCGCTGCCGGGTGATGGCTGTAATGCCCCGGGCCCTGTTCGTGTGCCTTGGGCGAGGCCAGCCAGACTTGCAGGCCGTGCAGGGTAAAAGTTTCGGCGAGCAGCGGCACAGGCGTACGCTCGACGTGGGCGATGGCGCTGCCTGCGGTCATCCAGCTGACATCGCCAGCGCCGACCACCTGATCGGAGCCCAGACTGTCCTTGTGCTGCAGTTGTCCTTCAAACAAGTAGGTGAGCGTCGACAGACCGATGTGCGGGTGCTGTCGGATATCCATGCCTTTGCCCGTCGGATAAATCGTCTCGAGCATGTGGTCGAAAAACACGAAAGGCCCGACGTTGCGGCATTTGGCTGACGGCAGCGGGCGCAGGATCGGCTGGCCTTCTACGTCTTCGGCGCGCGGGCGGATGATCAGGAGTGGCATGTCCATGGTGCATTCCAGGCTGAGCGGGTGATGCCAGAAGCATAACCCGCCGCTGGCATCGGGAGGATTATTGGCTGTCAAAGCCTTGTGGCGCGTGGGTTTCGATGGTTACTTCGCTGGTGGTCATCAGCTTGTGAATCGGGCAGCGATCGGCCACACGCAGCAGTTCCTCGCGCTGGGCGTCGGTCAATACGCCTTTGAGCGTCAGGGTGACATGCAGGGCGTATTTGCCTTTCTGCTCTTCGCTGTTGTCGCGCTTGACTTCGACACCCACGCCGGTCAGTGGGATGTCTTTTTTCTTCGCGTACATCTTCAGGGTCAGCGCTTTGCAGGCGCCGAGGGCGGCGTCGAAATAGTCGTGCGGCTCCGGCGCGGTGCCTTCGCCACCGGCGGTTTTCGGTACGTCGGCAAACAATTCGTGGTCGTCGATCTGGACGGTATGACGAAAACCTTCGGCAGAGACGGTATTGACGGTGACAGTCATGGAAACCTCACAGGCGGCAGGAAAAATCGTTGGATCAAAACAGACCTTGCAGTTATAGAGCATTCCCAGCGGTTCGCGTTCCGCTTTTCGGCGGGGATGAACCCTTGTCGTCAGGGCGCGGTCTAGGCTATGCCCATCTGCCGGAGATTACTTGTGTCCTTGTCTCGTCTGAGTCTTGCCTGTCTGCTGCTGTTCGTTGGCAGTGCCGGCGCCCGCGAATACACCTACAGCGATGCGCACCTGCATTACGTGGATTTTTTCCAGGAAAGCGCCGGCATGCAGAAATTGCTCACGGCCATGAAGGAAAACTCCATCGAGCACGTAATGATTTCCGGCATTCCCGTGGCGAAGAAATGGCATGAAGATGAACCCAAGCGCCCGCGTTATTACGCCGGTGATGACGCCGATGCCTATTGGTACAGCGCCACCGATGTGATCATTGCCCACGCGGTGGAAAAACTCGCGCCGGAGCAGCGCCAGTACTTTCATCCGTTCCTGTCTGGCTTCAATCCCAACGACAAGAATTCCGCCGCGCATATCCAACGCATGCTCGATCTTTATCCGGGGCTGTGGCAGGGCATTGGCGAAGTGTTTACCCGGCACGACGATCTGACGGCGCTGACCTCCGGCGACACACCCAGGGCTAACAACGAGGCCATGACCAAGATCTATCATCTTGCAGCTGAAAACGATCTGCCGGTAATGCTGCATTCCAACATCACCTCCAAGCGTGAGAAAAATCCGCTGTACTTGAAGGAAGTCGAAGAGCCGCTGCGCAATCACCCGCACACACGATTCATCTGGGCGCATGCTGGCACCAGCGCGGAAATTCATCGGCACCAGACGCAGTTGCCGTTCTTGTTGCCCACCCTGACGCGCATGCTTGAGGCCTATCCGAATCTGTTCATCGATCTGTCGTGGAGCATGCTCACCCCGTACCTGCTGGACGAGCAGGGCAAGCCGCGTGCGGAGTGGCTGGCCCTGGTGGAGAAATATCCCGATCGCTTCATGCTGGGCTCTGACGTGGTAGGACGATTCAACAAGCTCGGTAAGGAAATGCACAGCTACAAACCTTTCCTCGATGCGCTGCCGGAGGCGGTTGCACGCAAAGTCGCAAGAGACAACTTCCTGGCGATATTGCCGCGCAACGCAAGCCAACCCGCGGATCAGCGCTGAAACGTCAAACCGCGGGTTCGAACCAGCCGCTCGTCTGCCTGGCGCCTATTCGTCTTACGCAATTTCAGCGCAATGCCGATACCTTCTAAAGCAACCCGCTGCAGGTGATGCAGCGCTTTTTGGAAGGAGCCAGAGTCATGAATATCCGTAGTCTCAATATTGCCCCGCGCGCCGGTCTCGGTTTCGGCCTGCTGGCGTTGATGGTGTTTGCCCTTGGGGCGTTCGCCTTGCTGCAAATGTCGAACATGCGTGCGCAGTCCGATGAGGTCGACAACAACTGGCTGCCCAGCGTGATGGCGGTCGGGGAAATGAGTCAGGACATGCTGCGTCTGCGCGCATTGACCATGCGCCTGTTGCTCAATCGCGACCCCAAGGCACTGGAGCAGAACGTCGCCAAGCTCAACGAACTGCGCAGTGGCTTGAGCGAAGCGCAGCAGCGCTATGACCGGTTGATCGCCTTGCCTGAAGAGCGCGCGCTGTTCGATCGCTTCAAGGTTGCCGAGCACAAATACCTCGAGCTGCAGGCACAAGTCCTACAGCTCTCGGCGCAGAATCGGGTCGCTGAGGCCTCGGCGATTCTCAATGATCAGATGAGTCCACTGGCCGATGAGATTGCCGTGACTCTGCGCGATCTGGTCGAGATGAATAAACACAACGCCAATCTGGCCACCGAGGCTGCACGCTTGGTATTCAGTCAGTCACGGGTGTGGGTCGGGGTGATGATCGCCATGGCCGCACTGATCACCATTGGCCTGGCATTGCTGCTGACACGCAGCATCGTCGTGCCATTGTCGCAATCGCTCAGCGTGGCTGAAGTGGTGGCCAGCGGGGATTTGACCGGTGACATTCACATCGCTGGCAAAGACGAACCGGCGCGCTTGCTGCAAGCG
This genomic interval from Pseudomonas koreensis contains the following:
- a CDS encoding pirin family protein; translated protein: MDMPLLIIRPRAEDVEGQPILRPLPSAKCRNVGPFVFFDHMLETIYPTGKGMDIRQHPHIGLSTLTYLFEGQLQHKDSLGSDQVVGAGDVSWMTAGSAIAHVERTPVPLLAETFTLHGLQVWLASPKAHEQGPGHYSHHPAATLPVSDNLGVQIRMIAGSGFCLESPVPVLSPTLYAEVKMQTATTLLIPAEHEERAVYVLSGDAQLNGDAIEPHALVVLPAGEEMSLFAESDVHAVVFGGAPLDGPRRINWNFVASDPAAIDEARRKWAAGDWPTVPGEVERIELPASR
- a CDS encoding OsmC family protein, producing MTVTVNTVSAEGFRHTVQIDDHELFADVPKTAGGEGTAPEPHDYFDAALGACKALTLKMYAKKKDIPLTGVGVEVKRDNSEEQKGKYALHVTLTLKGVLTDAQREELLRVADRCPIHKLMTTSEVTIETHAPQGFDSQ
- a CDS encoding amidohydrolase family protein → MPICRRLLVSLSRLSLACLLLFVGSAGAREYTYSDAHLHYVDFFQESAGMQKLLTAMKENSIEHVMISGIPVAKKWHEDEPKRPRYYAGDDADAYWYSATDVIIAHAVEKLAPEQRQYFHPFLSGFNPNDKNSAAHIQRMLDLYPGLWQGIGEVFTRHDDLTALTSGDTPRANNEAMTKIYHLAAENDLPVMLHSNITSKREKNPLYLKEVEEPLRNHPHTRFIWAHAGTSAEIHRHQTQLPFLLPTLTRMLEAYPNLFIDLSWSMLTPYLLDEQGKPRAEWLALVEKYPDRFMLGSDVVGRFNKLGKEMHSYKPFLDALPEAVARKVARDNFLAILPRNASQPADQR